A genome region from Rickettsiales endosymbiont of Stachyamoeba lipophora includes the following:
- a CDS encoding autotransporter domain-containing protein has product MKRWRFKKSLFYLTTAFYLGSVPSVFAAITIDTTNHPSASNFAGAGAMSNTTGTTANQKLIFDNSWGTNTGFIVDAAGYTFNGEGAPLVAFEPITADTGGLWLRDVTTVNGSIGTLANPLNHLAAVYPAVIDIKKDVYIVDDITADGSKDPTALASNARMIIGQAGATTTVKARDIKGKLANGLILDFFGNVTWSPHALSGATSSSLKTHTMGINTNSTLDLTGSIDLHDTLWLNAASATLKISSNLNLSKFTINGGNGYGNLVFTGPSAVTFTTPMAGNSLGSIITEHAAGNVSFNNTLRVDAINVNSTGTLQLPQDVNMAVNPAATKLITFNADGILEVNGGTGTNLTATGGGIRTSVANTTTGTGTVRLKRNNILGDIGTSTNMIKLVEIGEIGGATIAGNINALNTNFKAANTSYIDGNITSAVNFDANSTVYMNGSTLDGSVANTSGFDCRGVIEFTGAATTITGNVGASGAGLYSITGGTGFDTTYGGRAVACYIYTGANTSNFNGAIQGANLTFTADGTVNMAGSSLFTDVTNNLSGNGTFNITGNTTLESTKSIGSLTNELKVVNLSKTAGMSSTLNGPIYAINIENGAGTSNVNVALNTLNPINFTADGTINYNLATLGNDITTSSNGTGTFNFVNTSAITVSKNLGASGSALKVITGGTAANTTYNNQIFAQTINSGANISNFAGNLTGNLNFTADGTANMAGSTLTGNVTTNTANTGTLNLTESSTVTGNIGATNRLKLITTGAASKTNVFNGTVAATNITSNTGTSSFNGDVSITGGNISFTGDGIINVGDATVTSAINTGTGSTGTLNIIGNGTVTGNVGATNALKLVTAGSAAKTANFSGTITADDVTIGAGTANFADDITASISFTADGIINVADTVLLNGTVDSDVPNAGTLNLLGDNTVSGNIGATNALKLVTGGASGKTTNFSNAVTATTVNTGAGISNFAGNVSGNPNFTADGTAAFFGSDIAGNITTATNNTGTVRFYNASTNSITGDIGSSGAELNQSVVQTSATLNATGNIYSNSIILENDSNLNVTGNIVVTGNNYQHRNANATSTINGNITTKQFYNWDVGYGNLIFTAPSTISQTLAMHANHSFKSITTQHAAGNIAFNQSINTDTINIDNTGTLIFHSGADLTKNGTATKLATFNADGILEVNTTSGNFTATGGGVRTSVGNGITGTVKLKQNTFTGSIGANGAAIKLLEVSETANSTIVGNIYATTIDFKADRQFTVNSATVEGNITTTAGNNTGSLTLTGTASTVTGDIGTSGAALKTVTGGTGFNTTYNGGVVASTINTGANISNFNGNVSGNLNFTADGTVNMAGSMLTGNLTTATTNEGTLNLTESSTINGNIGTGANLLKIINAGAVTKTNIFNGDIYATAVNFSGDGVIEIANGKNINSAVTTNAVSSGTLKYLGSTNLLGDIGTALNPLKEVQLLSGAVSFANNDIYADTLLIDDTATLNIAGTRNIHGNVLLDGTLDLGSTVGDKLIVYGNLDAGADPLSTFVKIKSDISDNTSSAALGQLEITGNMILRRTGVLEIYKSLNPIDSNGTYDLMTIQGSLLDENMVPISTASLKDNYLISKIATVNITNVNKVGNIYQITLQRDGNGLAGIGNPSKKNPAKQSALDTLDAIYNKLYTDPDYLASVNPGFKTALDQINALTTDEIDVFINRLTPDAMGSFDKSIKESTTNTLNTIASRLDSIIGSSSFMGSTAVTTGFTATNDLYHAIIHEDDNFSELKELNLNAEPTSHGFWMQGLSNYIRQKSVDNYSGYTARNNGSIIGLDTQLNDSTTLGIALTSTKVITKFKEDKLGDNLKANIKQASVYSKHEFNPKTYLNLIASLSHIKARTLSVKPLNELATAKFKAKHYGVKGELHHSLAPSRYLTLTPSVSLNYQHLNKPSYTEIGSVFARTYSKDQEDTLNLSFGTNMALREVAWQETTILPEVYAKVNFDLIRNDISVNSYLTQAGPIALENSRGPKLPRTALTLGSTLTLINCNNYKFAVSTDVELRKNFFNVGALLRFKLDF; this is encoded by the coding sequence ATGAAGAGATGGAGATTTAAGAAAAGTTTATTTTACCTAACAACTGCATTTTACCTTGGTAGTGTCCCATCAGTCTTTGCCGCCATTACAATTGATACAACCAATCATCCCAGTGCTTCCAACTTTGCAGGTGCTGGAGCTATGAGCAATACTACCGGCACAACAGCTAATCAAAAACTTATTTTTGATAATTCATGGGGAACAAACACCGGCTTTATTGTAGATGCTGCTGGTTATACTTTTAATGGTGAAGGGGCTCCGTTAGTAGCTTTTGAGCCTATTACTGCTGATACAGGTGGATTATGGCTTAGAGACGTTACTACAGTTAATGGTAGCATTGGCACTCTAGCTAATCCTTTAAATCACTTGGCTGCTGTTTACCCTGCTGTAATAGATATCAAAAAAGATGTTTATATAGTAGATGACATCACCGCAGATGGGTCTAAGGATCCTACTGCACTAGCAAGTAATGCACGTATGATTATCGGGCAGGCAGGTGCTACTACTACAGTAAAAGCAAGAGACATTAAAGGGAAGCTAGCTAATGGCTTGATATTAGATTTTTTTGGTAATGTAACTTGGTCGCCTCATGCCCTTTCAGGCGCAACTTCTTCTAGTTTAAAAACTCATACTATGGGAATTAATACCAATAGTACTTTAGATTTAACAGGCTCCATAGATTTGCATGATACTTTGTGGCTCAACGCTGCAAGTGCCACTTTAAAAATTTCTTCTAATTTAAATTTATCCAAATTTACTATTAACGGTGGGAATGGTTATGGTAACTTAGTCTTTACTGGTCCTTCTGCGGTCACTTTTACCACCCCCATGGCTGGAAATAGCTTAGGTAGTATAATAACTGAGCATGCAGCAGGTAACGTATCATTCAATAATACCCTACGGGTAGATGCCATCAATGTAAATAGTACTGGCACCCTGCAATTACCACAAGATGTAAACATGGCCGTAAATCCAGCAGCTACAAAACTAATTACTTTTAATGCTGATGGAATATTAGAGGTTAATGGTGGAACTGGTACTAACCTTACTGCCACAGGGGGTGGGATTAGAACTTCAGTTGCTAACACTACAACAGGTACAGGTACCGTAAGGCTAAAAAGAAATAACATACTTGGCGATATAGGAACCTCAACTAACATGATTAAATTAGTTGAGATAGGAGAAATAGGCGGCGCAACAATTGCCGGAAACATCAATGCTCTTAATACCAACTTTAAAGCTGCTAATACCTCGTATATTGACGGCAATATTACTAGTGCTGTTAATTTTGATGCCAACAGCACGGTCTATATGAATGGTTCCACCTTAGATGGCAGTGTAGCTAACACTAGTGGTTTTGATTGTAGAGGTGTTATAGAATTTACCGGGGCTGCAACTACTATTACCGGAAATGTTGGAGCTAGCGGCGCTGGCTTGTATTCAATTACCGGTGGAACGGGATTTGATACAACTTATGGAGGGCGTGCAGTCGCATGTTATATCTATACTGGAGCCAATACTTCTAACTTTAATGGCGCTATCCAAGGAGCCAATCTTACTTTTACCGCAGATGGAACTGTCAACATGGCAGGATCAAGTCTATTTACAGATGTAACTAATAACCTAAGTGGTAACGGTACCTTTAATATTACCGGCAATACTACCCTAGAGAGTACTAAATCTATAGGTTCATTAACTAATGAATTAAAAGTAGTTAACTTAAGCAAAACCGCTGGAATGAGCAGTACGCTCAATGGTCCGATTTATGCAATCAATATAGAGAATGGCGCAGGCACTTCCAATGTTAATGTCGCCCTTAACACCCTTAATCCTATTAACTTTACTGCTGATGGAACTATTAACTATAATTTAGCAACTTTAGGTAATGATATTACCACCTCCTCTAACGGTACTGGTACCTTTAACTTTGTAAACACCTCGGCAATTACCGTATCAAAGAATCTTGGTGCAAGCGGTTCTGCTCTGAAAGTGATAACTGGTGGCACAGCTGCTAATACTACTTATAATAACCAAATTTTTGCTCAAACCATTAATAGCGGCGCTAATATTTCCAACTTTGCAGGGAATCTTACCGGCAACCTTAACTTCACAGCTGACGGTACGGCCAATATGGCAGGATCTACATTGACCGGTAATGTAACTACTAATACTGCAAATACCGGTACCTTAAATCTAACAGAATCATCAACTGTTACCGGGAATATCGGCGCTACAAATCGGTTAAAACTCATCACCACTGGCGCAGCTAGCAAAACCAATGTGTTTAACGGCACAGTAGCTGCAACTAATATTACCAGCAACACCGGCACTTCTAGCTTTAATGGTGATGTTAGCATAACAGGGGGTAATATTAGCTTTACTGGTGACGGTATTATCAATGTAGGTGATGCAACAGTAACTAGTGCTATTAATACTGGCACAGGAAGCACTGGCACACTAAACATTATCGGTAACGGTACTGTTACTGGTAATGTTGGTGCTACTAATGCCCTTAAGCTGGTAACAGCAGGAAGTGCTGCTAAAACTGCTAACTTTAGTGGTACCATTACAGCGGATGATGTGACCATTGGTGCAGGTACTGCTAACTTTGCGGATGATATAACTGCTAGTATAAGCTTTACTGCCGATGGTATTATCAATGTAGCAGATACAGTACTACTCAATGGCACAGTAGATAGTGATGTCCCTAATGCCGGCACACTTAACCTGTTAGGAGATAATACCGTAAGCGGTAATATCGGTGCTACTAATGCACTTAAATTAGTAACTGGTGGTGCTAGCGGTAAAACTACCAATTTTAGCAATGCGGTAACAGCCACTACCGTTAATACCGGAGCAGGTATTTCCAACTTTGCAGGTAATGTGAGCGGTAACCCCAATTTCACTGCTGACGGTACTGCTGCATTTTTTGGTAGCGACATAGCTGGCAATATTACTACCGCTACCAACAACACTGGTACTGTACGATTTTATAATGCTTCAACCAACTCGATTACAGGTGATATTGGTTCCTCAGGAGCAGAACTTAACCAAAGTGTAGTACAAACTAGCGCCACTTTAAATGCTACTGGTAATATTTATTCAAATAGTATTATTTTAGAGAATGATAGTAATTTAAATGTTACGGGGAATATTGTTGTTACTGGAAACAATTATCAACATCGTAATGCTAATGCCACATCGACTATTAATGGAAATATTACTACTAAACAATTTTATAATTGGGATGTTGGTTATGGGAATTTAATTTTTACTGCCCCTTCTACTATAAGCCAAACCTTAGCAATGCATGCAAATCATTCATTTAAAAGCATTACGACCCAGCATGCTGCCGGCAATATAGCATTTAACCAAAGTATTAACACAGATACAATTAATATAGATAATACGGGTACTTTAATATTTCACTCTGGAGCAGATTTAACAAAAAATGGTACAGCTACAAAACTTGCCACCTTTAACGCAGATGGCATATTGGAAGTCAATACTACTTCTGGCAATTTTACTGCAACTGGTGGCGGGGTTAGAACTTCAGTGGGTAACGGTATTACAGGAACTGTAAAACTTAAGCAAAATACATTTACGGGCAGCATTGGTGCAAATGGCGCTGCAATTAAATTACTTGAAGTTTCTGAAACGGCCAATTCAACTATAGTAGGTAATATTTATGCTACCACTATTGATTTCAAGGCTGATCGCCAATTCACCGTTAATAGCGCTACCGTGGAAGGTAATATCACTACGACTGCAGGTAATAATACCGGCAGTTTAACTTTAACCGGAACTGCGAGCACAGTAACGGGAGATATTGGTACAAGTGGGGCAGCGTTAAAAACAGTAACTGGTGGTACTGGCTTTAATACTACTTATAATGGTGGAGTAGTTGCTAGCACCATTAATACCGGCGCTAATATTTCTAACTTTAATGGTAATGTAAGCGGTAATCTTAACTTCACTGCTGATGGTACGGTTAACATGGCAGGATCAATGCTAACCGGTAACCTAACCACTGCTACTACTAATGAGGGCACGCTTAACCTTACCGAGAGCTCTACTATTAACGGCAATATAGGAACCGGTGCTAATCTCTTAAAAATAATAAATGCAGGTGCTGTTACTAAAACCAATATCTTTAACGGAGATATCTACGCTACTGCTGTTAATTTTTCAGGTGATGGCGTTATTGAAATTGCAAATGGTAAAAATATCAACAGTGCTGTTACTACCAATGCTGTTAGCAGCGGTACTCTTAAATATCTCGGTAGCACTAACCTACTTGGTGATATTGGTACTGCGCTTAACCCATTAAAAGAAGTGCAGCTGCTAAGTGGAGCCGTTAGCTTTGCAAATAATGATATCTATGCTGACACGTTATTGATAGATGATACTGCCACTTTAAACATTGCCGGCACCCGTAATATTCATGGTAATGTTTTGCTAGATGGTACACTTGACCTTGGGAGTACTGTTGGTGATAAATTAATTGTATATGGCAACTTAGATGCAGGAGCAGATCCGCTTAGTACCTTTGTTAAGATTAAGAGCGATATTTCAGATAATACTTCAAGTGCTGCTTTAGGTCAGTTAGAAATAACAGGAAACATGATTTTACGCAGAACAGGAGTGCTTGAAATCTATAAAAGCTTAAACCCCATCGATAGTAACGGTACTTATGATTTAATGACAATACAAGGCAGCTTATTGGATGAAAATATGGTCCCTATCTCAACTGCTAGCTTAAAAGATAATTATCTAATTTCTAAAATTGCAACCGTTAATATTACCAATGTAAATAAAGTAGGCAATATTTATCAAATAACCTTACAACGTGATGGAAACGGGTTAGCAGGAATAGGCAATCCTAGTAAGAAAAACCCAGCTAAACAATCAGCCCTTGATACATTAGACGCAATATATAACAAATTATATACCGATCCTGATTATCTTGCCTCAGTAAATCCGGGATTTAAAACCGCTCTTGATCAGATAAATGCTTTAACCACTGATGAGATAGATGTGTTTATCAATAGATTAACCCCTGATGCCATGGGTAGTTTTGATAAATCCATTAAAGAATCAACTACCAATACACTAAACACGATCGCCAGCCGCTTAGATAGCATTATAGGCAGCAGCAGCTTTATGGGCTCTACTGCTGTTACCACCGGCTTTACTGCTACCAATGATCTCTATCATGCTATTATCCACGAAGATGATAATTTTTCTGAACTTAAAGAGTTAAATCTAAATGCAGAACCAACATCACATGGTTTCTGGATGCAAGGTCTTAGCAATTATATACGCCAGAAAAGCGTTGATAATTACAGCGGCTATACAGCTAGGAATAATGGTAGTATCATAGGTTTAGATACCCAGCTTAATGATTCAACCACCTTAGGTATTGCCCTCACCTCAACTAAAGTGATTACTAAGTTTAAAGAAGATAAGCTCGGTGACAATCTTAAAGCTAACATTAAACAAGCAAGTGTTTACTCTAAACATGAATTTAACCCTAAAACTTATCTGAATTTAATAGCTTCGCTCTCCCACATTAAAGCCCGCACCCTAAGCGTAAAACCTCTAAATGAACTAGCTACTGCTAAATTTAAAGCTAAACATTACGGGGTAAAAGGTGAACTGCATCACAGCTTAGCTCCAAGCCGTTATCTAACTCTAACCCCTTCAGTGTCACTTAATTATCAGCATTTGAATAAGCCTTCTTATACTGAAATTGGTAGTGTCTTTGCCAGAACTTATTCTAAAGATCAAGAGGATACCCTCAACTTATCGTTTGGTACCAACATGGCTTTACGTGAAGTCGCCTGGCAGGAGACTACCATCCTCCCTGAGGTTTATGCTAAAGTGAATTTCGATCTTATCCGCAATGATATCTCGGTTAATTCTTACCTAACTCAAGCGGGACCTATCGCCTTAGAAAATAGCCGCGGACCTAAATTACCAAGAACCGCTTTAACTCTAGGCTCTACCCTTACCTTAATTAATTGCAATAACTATAAATTTGCTGTCAGTACCGATGTCGAATTACGTAAAAACTTCTTCAATGTCGGCGCCCTCCTCAGATTTAAATTAGATTTTTGA
- a CDS encoding YdcH family protein: protein MEDKENILKELYDLEKEHNQVDGKLEELIALNTLDQLLIQRHKKRKLWLKDRIRYLRSILYPDVIA, encoded by the coding sequence ATGGAAGATAAAGAAAATATATTAAAAGAACTTTATGATTTAGAGAAAGAACATAATCAAGTTGATGGAAAATTAGAAGAGCTAATTGCTTTAAATACGCTAGATCAACTGCTTATACAACGACATAAGAAAAGAAAATTATGGCTTAAAGATAGAATTAGATATTTAAGATCAATTCTTTATCCTGATGTAATTGCATAA
- a CDS encoding CoA transferase subunit A produces the protein MVKIVANAKEALHDVLFDGMTIMAGGFGLCGIPENSIIELKNSGVKNLTVISNNCGIDDFGLGILLQTRQITKMISSYVGENKTFEQQYLTKELDLELNPQGTLAERIRAGGAGIPAFYTKTGVGTIVAEGKETKVFDDEEYVMESWLRADVSIVKAWKADKAGNIIYHKTARNFNPIMAMAGRITIVEVEELVEIGELEADHIHTPSIFVQKLFVGTNYEKRIERKTTRTE, from the coding sequence ATGGTTAAAATTGTAGCCAATGCAAAAGAAGCTTTGCACGATGTGTTGTTTGATGGAATGACAATAATGGCCGGTGGATTTGGTTTATGTGGCATACCAGAAAACTCTATTATTGAACTTAAAAATTCTGGTGTAAAAAATCTAACTGTAATTAGTAATAATTGTGGAATAGATGATTTTGGTTTAGGGATTTTACTACAAACCAGGCAAATTACAAAGATGATTTCCTCTTATGTAGGAGAAAATAAAACCTTTGAACAACAATATTTAACTAAAGAACTAGACTTAGAGCTGAACCCCCAGGGAACCTTGGCAGAAAGGATCAGAGCGGGCGGAGCAGGCATACCAGCTTTTTATACCAAGACTGGGGTAGGAACTATTGTCGCTGAAGGTAAAGAGACAAAAGTATTTGATGATGAAGAATATGTAATGGAAAGTTGGCTTAGAGCAGACGTAAGTATAGTAAAAGCCTGGAAAGCAGATAAAGCTGGCAATATAATTTATCATAAAACCGCTAGAAATTTCAATCCTATTATGGCTATGGCTGGTAGAATCACAATTGTAGAAGTTGAAGAGCTGGTAGAAATTGGAGAGCTAGAGGCAGATCATATCCATACGCCTTCAATTTTTGTACAAAAATTATTTGTAGGTACAAATTATGAAAAAAGAATTGAGCGTAAAACTACTAGAACAGAATAA
- a CDS encoding 3-oxoacid CoA-transferase subunit B — MAWSQEQMCQLAADLEIQDGYYVNLGIGIPTLVANYIPKTKHIILHSENGMLGMGPFPLENEIDADLINAGKQTISELPYSSYFDSATSFAMIRGGHIDLTILGALQVSLGGDLANWTIPGKMVKGMGGAMDLVAGAKRIVVLMEHIAKDGSAKLVKECAFPLTGKRVVDRVITDLAIFDMHKKDQFQTMELIAIAKDSTLDEIKAKTEGHFLVNDDLKVL, encoded by the coding sequence ATGGCTTGGTCACAAGAGCAAATGTGCCAATTGGCAGCAGATTTAGAAATACAAGATGGATATTATGTCAATTTAGGAATTGGCATTCCAACCTTAGTCGCAAATTATATTCCCAAAACAAAACATATAATATTGCACAGTGAAAATGGTATGCTTGGCATGGGTCCTTTTCCACTTGAGAATGAAATAGATGCCGATTTAATTAATGCCGGCAAACAAACAATTTCAGAACTACCTTATTCTAGTTATTTTGATAGCGCCACCTCATTTGCCATGATACGCGGTGGCCACATAGATTTAACTATTCTTGGTGCTTTGCAAGTATCTTTAGGCGGTGATCTGGCGAACTGGACTATCCCAGGAAAAATGGTTAAAGGCATGGGCGGAGCAATGGACTTAGTAGCCGGCGCTAAAAGAATTGTAGTGTTAATGGAGCATATTGCCAAAGATGGATCTGCTAAATTAGTAAAGGAATGCGCCTTCCCGCTTACAGGGAAAAGAGTCGTTGACCGTGTGATAACTGACTTAGCTATTTTTGATATGCACAAAAAAGATCAATTTCAAACTATGGAACTAATTGCTATAGCAAAAGACAGCACTTTAGATGAAATAAAAGCTAAAACAGAAGGACATTTTCTAGTAAATGATGATTTAAAAGTTTTATAA
- a CDS encoding gamma-glutamyl-gamma-aminobutyrate hydrolase family protein, giving the protein MSQQLFPIIGVTPDFALNGSYSAYPYFQLRQTYLNCIIQAGGIPLILPYSTNIDGFINIIDGIVLTGGDFDISPNLYGDSQLNKHTKVNSERTEFEWGILNRALETNMPILGICAGEQLINVALGGNLIQHIPDEVEAPLNHEQTTPKHEVSHSINIVPNTLLYKIVNTNKMMVNSTHHQAVKDVGKNLIVSAIAPDGVIEAIEHTYHPFCLGVQWHPDHIPTEEDSNILKYFITKCTEFKKNKL; this is encoded by the coding sequence GTGTCTCAGCAATTGTTTCCTATCATTGGCGTTACACCGGATTTTGCCTTAAATGGCAGTTATTCTGCCTATCCTTATTTTCAGCTAAGACAAACATATTTAAACTGCATCATCCAAGCTGGAGGTATACCGCTTATTTTACCTTATAGCACTAATATAGACGGCTTTATAAACATCATTGATGGTATAGTGCTTACCGGAGGTGACTTTGATATTTCTCCTAATTTATATGGGGATAGCCAATTAAATAAGCATACTAAAGTAAATTCAGAACGGACTGAGTTTGAATGGGGTATTTTGAACAGAGCGTTAGAAACTAATATGCCCATTTTAGGAATATGCGCAGGAGAACAGTTAATTAACGTAGCTCTCGGTGGCAATCTTATTCAACATATTCCAGATGAAGTTGAAGCCCCTCTTAATCATGAGCAAACCACTCCTAAACATGAAGTTTCTCACTCTATTAATATTGTACCTAATACGTTATTGTATAAAATTGTAAATACTAACAAAATGATGGTCAATTCTACCCATCATCAAGCAGTTAAAGATGTAGGCAAAAACCTCATTGTAAGCGCTATTGCCCCTGATGGTGTAATAGAGGCCATTGAACATACCTATCATCCGTTCTGCTTAGGAGTACAGTGGCATCCTGATCATATTCCAACCGAAGAAGACTCCAATATATTAAAATATTTTATTACTAAATGTACAGAATTCAAAAAAAACAAACTTTAG
- a CDS encoding pseudouridine synthase, producing MYRIQKKQTLVKKLPPKFNNNPPAISLSDNETMRIAKFIASCGICSRRDAEKLISEGKVKINNQVIETPAIQVGSQDIVKVNDEVITLTSSQIYLYYKPQGLITTHKDEKGRTTVFESLPSHLPRVISVGRLDVNSEGLLILTTDSNIAHYLESPQNELERTYKVRVFGRLDLVKLEEISKKGLRCDGIRYKPFEYEIINQTPNNTWLEITIHEGKNREVRNIMEYLEVRISRLIRIKYAMFSLGNLLPGKIIKVADIATQNLLKIIKDENNHRNTQG from the coding sequence ATGTACAGAATTCAAAAAAAACAAACTTTAGTTAAAAAGTTACCCCCAAAATTTAATAACAATCCACCAGCCATTAGTTTGTCTGATAATGAGACTATGCGTATTGCTAAATTTATAGCATCTTGTGGAATATGTTCCAGGCGTGATGCTGAGAAACTAATTAGTGAAGGCAAAGTTAAAATAAATAACCAAGTGATAGAAACCCCTGCAATCCAAGTTGGATCACAAGATATAGTTAAAGTTAATGATGAAGTTATTACACTCACCTCATCGCAAATTTATTTATATTATAAACCACAAGGGCTAATTACCACACATAAAGATGAAAAAGGTCGTACAACTGTTTTTGAGAGTCTTCCTTCTCACTTACCGAGAGTTATTTCAGTAGGAAGATTAGATGTCAATAGTGAAGGATTACTTATTCTTACTACTGATAGTAATATAGCTCATTATTTAGAATCACCTCAAAATGAATTAGAAAGAACTTATAAAGTACGTGTTTTTGGTAGACTTGATCTTGTCAAGCTAGAAGAAATTTCTAAAAAAGGCCTAAGATGTGATGGAATTAGATACAAGCCATTTGAATATGAAATTATAAATCAAACTCCCAATAATACTTGGCTTGAGATTACCATACATGAAGGAAAGAATCGAGAAGTTAGAAATATCATGGAATATTTGGAAGTAAGAATTTCTCGCCTAATTAGAATAAAATATGCTATGTTTAGCTTGGGTAATCTATTACCTGGAAAAATTATAAAAGTTGCAGATATTGCTACACAAAATTTATTAAAGATCATAAAAGATGAGAATAATCACAGGAATACACAGGGCTAA
- the rsmD gene encoding 16S rRNA (guanine(966)-N(2))-methyltransferase RsmD, translating to MRIITGIHRAKPILSDEKRNIRPTTGKIKEAIFNIISSKIGSFTGLNILDLCAGSGNLGLEALSRGAEYVLFIDNNPNALRFIRQNITNFKEGNKAEIAHLDVANLPASIKRFNIIFFDPPYDQSNNLIKKTLERLISRNWLAEDAILIIESGPHYNTEELTPILNKFEVKNYSNTKLIIKDFGIDE from the coding sequence ATGAGAATAATCACAGGAATACACAGGGCTAAACCTATTCTTTCAGATGAGAAAAGAAATATTAGGCCGACTACAGGTAAAATTAAAGAAGCTATATTTAACATTATTAGCAGCAAAATTGGCAGCTTTACAGGTTTAAATATTTTAGATCTTTGTGCTGGTAGCGGTAATTTAGGCTTGGAAGCTTTATCACGAGGCGCGGAGTATGTATTGTTTATCGATAATAACCCTAATGCTTTAAGATTTATTAGGCAAAATATTACTAACTTTAAAGAAGGCAATAAAGCAGAAATAGCGCATTTAGATGTAGCGAATTTACCGGCAAGCATTAAACGTTTTAATATTATATTTTTTGATCCACCTTACGATCAATCTAATAACCTTATTAAAAAAACCCTAGAAAGATTAATTAGCCGCAATTGGTTAGCAGAAGATGCTATTTTAATTATTGAATCAGGTCCACATTATAATACTGAAGAGTTAACCCCCATACTTAATAAATTTGAAGTAAAAAATTACAGTAATACTAAACTCATTATCAAAGATTTTGGTATTGATGAATAA